The Pleurodeles waltl isolate 20211129_DDA chromosome 6, aPleWal1.hap1.20221129, whole genome shotgun sequence genome has a segment encoding these proteins:
- the LOC138299199 gene encoding uncharacterized protein codes for MSENTCVDELPDGAKKNCELFSVWGITEENACVAKRPDNVLRNNSRCIYVENVSFGSNDDRKVWIPLSAYREMQEKCRKLEHENRNLREQISQDTIIQNKTESYKRAVFEESFLSHSSNEGVKTAPSCTEFPCEPGFLADKMHSLTDYELPLQNAQVKGKILEKETPSFISLFDFWKKNSPHLREILTLLYMVTVKNNMQLRACDLANEIMQILGFCAVQEGNTYVHLNHEQGKKIVPLARIIQWIWYLQDRARVPQIKELPMKLCAPFEFVSTEDKKHVCFIDDSLTEMLFSGTVEGTALYNVCQILKQELREMCHFYADFWFFDNVLAPNWFNYLADVNEKNAEREVFTQNSALVGMAMWVPQKCEKATYRSYHVSPLSLSALCGPPSGVCVWGRGRDRIPNLNLAE; via the coding sequence atgtctgagaatacatgtgttgatgaactgcctgatggtgctaagaaaaactgtgaattgttttctgtttggggaattacagaagaaaatgcatgtgtagctaaaaggcctgataatgttttgagaaataattcccgttgtatatatgtagaaaacgtgtcttttggaagtaatgatgacagaaaggtctggatacctttatctgcttacagagaaatgcaggagaaatgtaggaagttggaacatgaaaataggaatttacgtgagcaaattagccaggatacaataattcaaaataagactgaaagttataaaagggctgtttttgaagaatctttcttgtcccattccagtaatgagggggttaagacagctccgagctgcactgagtttccgtgtgagccagggtttttggcagataaaatgcattccttaactgattacgagttaccgttgcaaaatgcccaagtaaaaggaaagattttagagaaagagacaccgagtttcattagtttgtttgatttttggaaaaagaatagccctcatttgagagaaatcctaacacttttgtacatggtcactgtgaaaaataatatgcagctgcgcgcttgtgatttggcaaatgaaataatgcagattttaggtttctgcgcagtgcaagaaggaaatacttatgtacatttaaatcatgaacaagggaagaaaatagtgcccctagctagaatcatacaatggatctggtacttgcaagacagggctagagtaccacagataaaagagttaccaatgaaattgtgtgcaccatttgaattcgtgtctactgaagataaaaagcatgtttgttttattgatgattcattgactgaaatgttgttttctggcaccgtagaaggaacagcgttgtataatgtgtgtcagattttaaagcaagagctacgtgagatgtgtcatttttatgctgatttttggttctttgataatgttttagcacctaactggttcaattaccttgcagatgttaatgagaaaaatgcagagagagaagtgttcacccagaattctgccttagtggggatggctatgtgggtgccccagaaatgtgaaaaggccacttacag